Proteins encoded in a region of the Variovorax sp. PAMC 28711 genome:
- the rsmG gene encoding 16S rRNA (guanine(527)-N(7))-methyltransferase RsmG yields MTLVVAPAAPTLKEGAAALGVALTDPQTEQLLAYGRLILKWNKVYNLTALRDPESVLTHHLLDSLAVVAPLQRELASRQRIEAKLLDVGSGAGLPGAVIAILCPTVDVTCVDAVAKKVAFVQQVAAELKLPNLRGLHIRIEALTGAYDVISSRAFASLADFVEVSAQVLADQGIWLAMKGRAPDDELSLLPPIAKMFHVEHLTVPGLDAERCIVWMRKAAG; encoded by the coding sequence GTGACGCTGGTCGTCGCCCCAGCGGCACCGACGCTGAAAGAGGGCGCCGCCGCCCTCGGCGTCGCGCTCACCGATCCCCAAACCGAGCAGCTTCTGGCCTACGGTCGACTGATCCTGAAGTGGAACAAGGTCTACAACCTGACCGCGCTGCGCGACCCGGAGAGCGTGCTGACCCACCATTTGCTGGACAGCCTCGCCGTGGTCGCGCCGTTGCAGCGTGAATTGGCAAGTCGTCAGCGCATCGAGGCCAAGTTGCTGGACGTCGGTTCGGGCGCCGGGTTGCCGGGCGCCGTGATCGCGATTCTTTGCCCGACTGTCGATGTCACCTGTGTGGATGCGGTCGCAAAGAAGGTTGCCTTTGTCCAGCAAGTCGCTGCGGAACTGAAGCTGCCCAACCTGCGCGGCCTGCACATTCGCATCGAGGCGCTGACCGGGGCCTACGACGTGATCAGCTCCCGTGCCTTTGCATCGCTTGCTGATTTCGTCGAAGTGTCGGCGCAGGTGCTGGCCGATCAAGGCATCTGGCTTGCCATGAAGGGCAGGGCGCCCGACGATGAACTGTCTTTGCTGCCGCCCATCGCCAAGATGTTTCACGTGGAACATCTGACCGTTCCGGGCCTGGACGCGGAGCGCTGCATCGTGTGGATGCGCAAGGCAGCAGGGTGA
- a CDS encoding peptidoglycan-binding protein: protein MKTIRFPLAAIAAGALLLTGCQTTDMQMGSQSAKTVATGSAAGSSSANASSALERCASPLGTVSLIENQSAGWYTIITGEYRLPPTSTLLRLLIQQSNCFIVVERGAAGMNAMNRERALMQSGEMRQGSNFGAGQMVASDYGISPEVVINNSDAGGMGAALGGIVGRGRYGAALAGLGGSLQTKEASTLLTLIDNRSGVQVGVSEGSASKTDFGGFLSGVGGGAAGGIGGYSRTPQGKVIAAAFMDSYNQLVVSLRNYKAQSVNGQGLGGGGRLGVDGGAAPSQTSAPGAKSPARRKK, encoded by the coding sequence ATGAAAACCATCCGATTTCCCCTCGCTGCCATCGCCGCGGGCGCGCTCCTTCTCACCGGTTGCCAGACCACCGACATGCAGATGGGCAGCCAGTCTGCCAAGACCGTCGCCACCGGCAGCGCCGCCGGCAGTTCGTCGGCCAACGCCAGCAGCGCGCTCGAGCGCTGCGCATCGCCGCTCGGCACGGTGTCGCTGATCGAGAACCAGTCGGCCGGCTGGTACACCATCATCACCGGCGAGTACCGGTTGCCGCCCACGTCGACCTTGCTGCGCCTGTTGATCCAGCAGTCGAACTGTTTCATCGTGGTCGAACGCGGTGCGGCCGGCATGAACGCCATGAATCGCGAGCGCGCGCTCATGCAGTCCGGTGAAATGCGCCAGGGCAGCAATTTCGGCGCCGGCCAGATGGTGGCGTCGGATTACGGCATTTCCCCGGAGGTCGTCATCAACAACAGCGATGCCGGCGGCATGGGTGCCGCGCTCGGCGGCATCGTCGGACGCGGCCGCTACGGCGCTGCGCTGGCCGGCCTCGGCGGCAGCCTTCAGACCAAGGAAGCCAGCACGCTGCTGACGCTCATCGACAACCGTTCGGGCGTGCAGGTCGGCGTTTCTGAAGGCAGCGCCAGCAAGACCGACTTCGGTGGCTTCCTCAGCGGCGTCGGCGGCGGTGCCGCAGGCGGCATCGGCGGCTATTCCCGCACGCCGCAGGGCAAGGTGATCGCGGCCGCCTTCATGGATTCGTACAACCAGCTCGTGGTGTCGCTGCGCAACTACAAGGCGCAGTCGGTGAACGGCCAGGGCCTGGGCGGCGGCGGAAGGTTGGGCGTCGACGGTGGTGCAGCCCCGTCGCAAACGTCGGCACCCGGCGCGAAGTCGCCGGCCCGCCGCAAGAAGTAA
- the mnmG gene encoding tRNA uridine-5-carboxymethylaminomethyl(34) synthesis enzyme MnmG: MLYPEEFDVIVVGGGHAGTEAALASARMGAKTLLLSHNIETLGQMSCNPSIGGIGKGHLVKEVDAMGGAMAIATDEAGIQFRILNSSKGPAVRATRAQADRVLYKAAIRHRLENQPNLSLFQQAVDDLLIEGDRVVGAVTQVGVGFRARTVVLTAGTFLDGRIHVGLDNYQAGRAGDPPAISLSARLKELKLPQGRLKTGTPPRLDGRTIDFSRCAEQPGDGMPGGAGPMPVFSFMGRTDMHPQQMACWVTHTNERTHDIIRSGFDRSPMFTGKIDGVGPRYCPSVEDKINRFADKESHQIFLEPEGLTTNEYYPNGISTSLPFDIQYSLVRSMVGLENAHILRPGYAIEYDYFDPRALRSNFETRAIKGLFFAGQINGTTGYEEAAAQGMFAGINAALQCRGDDAWLPRRDEAYLGVLVDDLITKGVTEPYRMFTSRAEFRLQLREDNADMRLTETGRKLGLVDDARWDAFSRKRDVVSRETERLKSVWVNPRNLPASESERVLGKAIEHEYNLADLLRRPDVSYRSLMSLDGGKYNLGAALGDVEIEQIEISAKYSGYIDRQHDEVERAAHFENLKLPDDFDYGLVPALSFEVRQTLAKHRPETLGLASRISGVTPAAISLLLVHLRKSGHRAFAKDATPTVQEAS; this comes from the coding sequence ATGTTGTATCCCGAAGAATTCGATGTGATCGTCGTCGGCGGCGGCCATGCCGGCACCGAGGCGGCGTTGGCGTCCGCCCGCATGGGAGCCAAGACGCTCTTGCTGTCGCACAACATCGAGACGCTCGGGCAGATGAGCTGCAATCCGTCGATCGGCGGCATCGGCAAGGGCCACCTCGTGAAGGAGGTGGACGCCATGGGCGGCGCGATGGCGATCGCCACGGACGAGGCGGGCATTCAATTCCGCATCTTGAATTCGAGCAAGGGTCCGGCAGTGCGCGCCACGCGCGCCCAGGCCGACCGCGTTCTGTACAAGGCGGCGATCCGCCACCGGCTGGAAAACCAGCCCAATCTCTCGCTTTTCCAGCAAGCCGTCGACGACCTGCTGATCGAAGGCGACCGCGTGGTCGGCGCCGTCACGCAAGTGGGCGTTGGCTTCCGCGCGCGCACCGTGGTGCTGACGGCCGGGACGTTTCTCGACGGGCGCATTCACGTGGGCCTCGACAACTACCAGGCCGGCCGCGCCGGTGACCCCCCGGCGATCAGTTTGTCGGCGCGCCTGAAGGAGCTCAAGCTGCCGCAGGGTCGGCTCAAGACCGGGACGCCGCCACGGTTGGACGGCCGCACCATCGACTTTTCGAGATGTGCCGAGCAGCCCGGCGACGGCATGCCGGGCGGGGCAGGGCCGATGCCGGTGTTCAGTTTCATGGGTCGCACCGACATGCATCCGCAGCAAATGGCTTGCTGGGTGACGCACACCAACGAACGCACGCACGACATCATTCGCTCGGGCTTCGACCGCAGCCCGATGTTCACCGGCAAGATCGACGGCGTCGGCCCGCGCTATTGCCCGAGCGTCGAGGACAAGATCAACCGATTCGCCGACAAGGAAAGCCATCAGATCTTTCTGGAGCCCGAAGGCCTGACGACGAACGAGTATTACCCCAACGGCATTTCGACCAGCCTGCCGTTCGACATCCAGTACAGCTTGGTTCGCTCGATGGTGGGGCTGGAAAACGCCCACATCCTGCGGCCCGGCTATGCGATCGAGTACGACTACTTCGATCCGCGCGCGCTGCGCAGCAACTTCGAAACCCGGGCGATCAAGGGTCTGTTTTTCGCGGGCCAGATCAACGGCACCACAGGCTACGAAGAAGCCGCAGCCCAAGGCATGTTCGCGGGCATCAACGCCGCGTTGCAATGCCGCGGGGATGACGCATGGTTGCCGCGGCGCGACGAAGCCTATCTGGGCGTGCTGGTCGACGATCTCATCACCAAGGGCGTGACCGAGCCGTATCGCATGTTCACGAGCCGCGCTGAATTCAGGCTTCAGCTTCGGGAAGACAACGCCGACATGCGGTTGACCGAGACAGGGCGCAAGTTGGGGCTGGTCGACGACGCGCGATGGGACGCTTTCAGCCGAAAGCGCGACGTTGTTTCACGTGAAACAGAACGGCTGAAGTCGGTCTGGGTGAATCCGCGCAACCTGCCGGCGTCGGAGTCGGAGCGCGTGCTGGGCAAGGCCATCGAGCACGAGTACAACCTGGCAGACCTGCTCCGGCGCCCAGATGTGAGCTATCGATCGCTCATGTCGCTGGACGGTGGCAAATACAACCTGGGCGCGGCGCTGGGTGACGTCGAGATCGAGCAGATCGAGATCTCTGCCAAGTATTCGGGCTACATCGACCGCCAGCATGATGAGGTCGAGCGCGCGGCGCATTTCGAGAATCTGAAGCTGCCGGACGATTTCGACTACGGGCTGGTTCCGGCGCTGAGTTTTGAAGTGCGTCAAACGCTGGCCAAACACCGACCTGAAACACTGGGCTTGGCATCGCGCATTTCCGGTGTGACGCCCGCGGCCATCTCGCTCTTGCTGGTACACCTGCGCAAGAGCGGGCATCGCGCTTTCGCGAAAGACGCCACGCCAACGGTGCAGGAGGCATCGTGA
- the gstA gene encoding glutathione transferase GstA: MKLYYSPGACSLSPHIALREAGLAFEPVLASTKTHKLDDGTDYYGINPLGYVPLLELDDGTHLREGPAILQYIADQVPLKNLAPANGTLPRYRLQEWLNFIGTEMHKGFSPLFNPATPDDYKVVVKDKLKSRYTWLDKELAQKEYLMGDTFSVADAYLFTVTNWAGRTGVDLSAFPNVQAWHARVGARPAVQEALKAEGLNK, from the coding sequence ATGAAGCTGTATTACTCGCCGGGCGCCTGCTCGCTGTCGCCCCACATCGCGTTGCGCGAAGCCGGCCTCGCCTTCGAACCCGTGCTCGCCAGCACCAAGACCCACAAGCTGGACGATGGCACCGACTACTACGGCATCAACCCGCTGGGCTACGTGCCGCTGCTCGAACTGGACGACGGCACCCACCTGCGGGAAGGCCCGGCCATCCTGCAGTACATCGCCGACCAGGTGCCGCTCAAGAACCTCGCGCCCGCGAACGGCACGCTGCCTCGCTACCGCCTGCAGGAATGGCTGAACTTCATCGGCACCGAAATGCACAAGGGTTTCAGCCCGCTGTTCAACCCCGCCACGCCCGACGACTACAAGGTCGTGGTCAAAGACAAACTCAAGTCGCGCTATACCTGGCTCGACAAGGAACTTGCGCAAAAGGAGTACCTGATGGGCGACACCTTCAGCGTCGCCGACGCCTACCTGTTCACGGTGACCAACTGGGCCGGCAGGACGGGCGTCGACCTGTCTGCGTTCCCGAACGTCCAAGCGTGGCACGCCCGCGTGGGCGCGCGCCCCGCGGTGCAGGAAGCGCTCAAGGCCGAAGGCCTCAACAAGTAA
- a CDS encoding DUF1328 family protein: MLKYAIIFAVVSVIAGALGFGGVAAGAAGIAKVLFGLFLILAVVFLVLAALGVGAVRKAID, encoded by the coding sequence ATGTTGAAGTACGCCATCATTTTTGCCGTTGTCTCTGTGATCGCCGGAGCCCTCGGGTTCGGCGGTGTTGCGGCAGGCGCGGCCGGCATTGCCAAGGTGCTGTTCGGCCTGTTCCTGATCCTCGCGGTTGTGTTCCTCGTGCTGGCGGCGCTCGGCGTCGGCGCGGTTCGCAAAGCGATCGACTGA
- a CDS encoding transglutaminase-like domain-containing protein: MHLSHIETVLEYRVAAPAHLLLNIEAARAGLQTVSSEHLVIEPPVQMQTFCDESSGNRFVRFDAAPGPLKISYKATVQRAPYLVPAGLAEVPVNQVPNDVLHYLMPTRYCESDLMSRAAQQLFGYLPTGIGRVQAVVDWIHESITYEPGSSDSTTTAREVFVQRAGVCRDFAHLGITLCRALNIPARLVVGYVFFDEPPQDFHAVFEAYVGGQWVLFDPTRMAPIDRLVRVGTGRDAKDVAFCTIFGAVSMSGKAIAVREVQDEAAAKPVEPEATGALVGIEKPVAVRRDPADSQQDAAHSVTLTD; this comes from the coding sequence ATGCATCTGTCCCACATTGAAACGGTGCTGGAGTACCGCGTCGCGGCGCCGGCTCATTTGCTGCTGAACATCGAGGCGGCCCGCGCCGGGTTGCAAACCGTGAGCAGCGAGCACCTCGTGATCGAGCCGCCGGTGCAGATGCAGACCTTTTGCGACGAAAGCAGTGGCAATCGCTTCGTGCGCTTCGACGCCGCCCCCGGGCCGCTGAAGATCAGCTACAAGGCCACCGTGCAGCGCGCGCCGTACCTCGTGCCGGCGGGCCTGGCCGAGGTGCCGGTCAACCAGGTGCCGAACGATGTTCTGCACTATCTGATGCCCACGCGCTATTGCGAGTCGGACCTCATGTCGCGTGCGGCGCAGCAGCTCTTCGGCTACCTGCCGACCGGCATTGGCCGGGTGCAGGCGGTGGTGGACTGGATTCACGAAAGCATCACTTACGAGCCCGGCAGCAGCGACTCGACGACCACCGCGCGCGAGGTGTTCGTGCAGCGCGCGGGCGTGTGTCGCGACTTCGCGCACCTGGGCATCACGCTGTGTCGGGCGCTCAACATCCCGGCCCGGCTGGTGGTCGGCTACGTGTTTTTCGACGAACCGCCGCAGGATTTCCACGCGGTCTTCGAAGCGTATGTCGGCGGCCAGTGGGTGCTGTTCGATCCGACCCGGATGGCGCCGATCGACCGGCTGGTGCGGGTCGGCACCGGGCGCGATGCCAAGGACGTCGCCTTCTGCACGATCTTCGGCGCGGTGAGCATGAGCGGCAAGGCGATCGCCGTGCGCGAAGTGCAGGACGAGGCGGCAGCGAAACCGGTCGAACCCGAGGCCACCGGCGCGCTGGTCGGCATCGAGAAGCCGGTGGCCGTCCGGCGCGATCCGGCCGACAGCCAGCAGGACGCCGCGCATTCGGTGACGCTGACCGACTGA
- a CDS encoding ParA family protein: protein MAKIFCIANQKGGVGKTTTTVNLAAGLAKVGQRVLMIDLDPQGNATMGSGIDKRSLKLTVYDVLLESATVAEARVKAEKCGYDVLGANRELAGAEVEMVALDRREKRLRTALASVGAEYDFILIDCPPSLSLLTLNGLCAAHGVVVPMQCEYFALEGLTDLVNTIKQVHANLNKNLQIIGLLRVMFDPRITLQQQVSEQLKAHFGEKVFDTVIPRNVRLAEAPSYGLPGVIFDTAAKGSQAYIAFAQEMVEKMPPASALQAPAPPPPEVVPEALAQMPAPAAEAQDQNGA, encoded by the coding sequence ATGGCCAAGATCTTCTGCATTGCGAATCAAAAAGGCGGCGTCGGCAAGACGACCACCACCGTCAACCTGGCCGCGGGGCTGGCCAAGGTCGGCCAGCGCGTGCTGATGATTGACCTCGATCCCCAAGGCAACGCCACGATGGGCTCGGGTATCGACAAGCGCAGCCTGAAGCTGACGGTGTACGACGTACTCCTCGAATCGGCCACCGTCGCCGAAGCGCGCGTCAAGGCCGAGAAGTGCGGCTACGACGTGTTGGGCGCCAACCGCGAACTGGCCGGCGCCGAAGTCGAGATGGTGGCCCTCGACCGCCGCGAGAAGCGCCTGCGCACCGCGCTGGCCTCGGTCGGCGCGGAGTACGATTTCATCCTCATCGACTGTCCGCCGTCGCTCAGCCTGCTCACGCTCAACGGGCTGTGCGCGGCGCACGGAGTGGTGGTGCCGATGCAGTGCGAATACTTCGCGCTCGAAGGGCTGACCGACCTGGTCAACACCATCAAGCAGGTGCACGCGAACCTCAACAAGAACCTGCAGATCATCGGCTTGCTGCGCGTCATGTTCGACCCGCGCATCACCTTGCAGCAGCAGGTGAGCGAGCAGCTCAAGGCGCATTTCGGCGAGAAGGTGTTCGACACCGTGATCCCCCGCAATGTGCGGCTGGCCGAAGCGCCGAGCTACGGGCTGCCGGGCGTGATCTTCGACACGGCGGCCAAGGGCAGCCAGGCCTACATTGCCTTCGCCCAGGAAATGGTCGAGAAAATGCCGCCGGCCAGTGCGCTCCAGGCCCCGGCGCCCCCGCCGCCGGAGGTCGTGCCTGAAGCCTTGGCCCAGATGCCCGCGCCCGCTGCTGAAGCGCAAGACCAGAATGGCGCCTGA
- a CDS encoding FAD-binding oxidoreductase — protein sequence MNAPTVLAHLTPELALRHVPEALIEALKARFGIQCSTALAVRTQHGRDESSFEAPPPSAVVFAENTQDVADAVKLASEHSVPVIPFGVGSSLEGHLLAVQGGISVDVSRMNRVLSINADDLTVTVQPGVTRKQLNEEIKSTGLFFPIDPGADASIGGMTATRASGTNAVRYGTMRENVLALEVVTAAGEVIRTGTRAKKSSAGYDLTRLMVGSEGTLGVVTEITLRIYPLPEAVSAAICSFPSIEAAVRTTIEMIQLGVPIARVELIDVNTVRMVNAYSKLALREEPMLLMEFHGSPAGVKEQAETVQELASGHGGNAFEWASTPEERTRLWTARHNSYFAAIQSRPGCRAISTDTCVPISRLADCLLESVAEVDASGIPYFLVGHVGDGNFHFGYLIDPNDAEERAKAEALNHALVMRAIALEGTCSGEHGIGLHKMGFLVDEAGAGAVDMMRTIKRALDPKNIMNPGKIFSM from the coding sequence ATGAATGCGCCCACTGTCCTCGCCCACCTCACGCCCGAACTCGCCCTTCGCCACGTGCCGGAGGCGCTGATCGAAGCGCTCAAGGCGCGCTTCGGCATCCAGTGTTCCACGGCGCTCGCCGTGCGCACGCAGCACGGGCGCGACGAATCGTCCTTCGAGGCACCGCCGCCGTCCGCCGTGGTGTTCGCCGAGAACACACAGGACGTCGCTGATGCCGTGAAGCTCGCAAGCGAGCACAGCGTGCCGGTGATCCCGTTCGGCGTCGGCTCCTCGCTCGAAGGGCATCTGCTCGCGGTGCAGGGCGGCATCAGCGTCGACGTGTCGCGCATGAACCGCGTGCTGTCGATCAACGCCGACGACCTCACGGTGACGGTGCAGCCCGGCGTGACGCGGAAGCAACTCAACGAAGAGATCAAGAGCACCGGCCTCTTCTTCCCGATCGACCCCGGCGCGGACGCCTCCATCGGCGGCATGACCGCCACGCGCGCCAGCGGCACGAACGCGGTGCGCTACGGCACGATGCGCGAGAACGTGCTCGCGCTCGAAGTCGTCACGGCTGCAGGCGAGGTCATCCGCACCGGCACGCGCGCCAAGAAGTCGTCGGCCGGCTACGACCTCACGCGGCTCATGGTGGGCAGCGAAGGCACGCTCGGCGTGGTCACCGAGATCACGCTGCGCATCTACCCGCTGCCCGAGGCAGTCTCGGCGGCGATCTGCTCGTTCCCGAGCATCGAGGCCGCCGTGCGCACCACCATCGAGATGATCCAGCTCGGCGTGCCGATCGCGCGCGTGGAACTGATCGACGTGAACACGGTGCGCATGGTCAACGCCTATTCCAAGCTCGCGCTGCGCGAAGAGCCGATGCTTCTGATGGAATTCCACGGCTCGCCGGCCGGCGTGAAGGAACAGGCCGAGACCGTGCAGGAACTGGCCAGCGGCCACGGCGGCAACGCCTTCGAATGGGCCAGCACACCCGAAGAGCGCACGCGTCTCTGGACCGCGCGCCACAACAGCTACTTCGCGGCGATCCAGTCGCGGCCCGGCTGCCGCGCGATCAGCACCGACACCTGCGTGCCGATCTCGCGCCTGGCCGACTGCCTGCTCGAATCGGTGGCCGAGGTCGACGCCAGCGGCATCCCCTACTTCCTCGTCGGCCACGTGGGCGACGGCAACTTCCACTTCGGCTACCTGATCGACCCCAACGACGCAGAAGAGCGCGCCAAGGCCGAGGCGCTGAACCATGCGCTGGTGATGCGCGCGATCGCGCTCGAGGGAACCTGCAGCGGCGAGCACGGCATCGGGCTGCACAAGATGGGTTTCCTCGTCGACGAAGCAGGGGCCGGCGCTGTCGACATGATGCGAACCATCAAGCGCGCACTCGACCCCAAGAACATCATGAATCCGGGAAAGATCTTCTCGATGTGA
- a CDS encoding RBBP9/YdeN family alpha/beta hydrolase → MAPDVLLLPGWQNSDPAHWQSRWEALHGDRRVEQHDWMRPLRGDWSAQLEEAVLAANGPVVLVAHSLGCILVAAWAAHSRNTHRVQFALLVAPGDLERDDLRQMIPGWAPIVRTPLPFPSCLVAADNDVYCAADRSRQLAADWGARLVDAGPRGHLNSDSGLGDWPEGRALLPPILKD, encoded by the coding sequence ATGGCGCCTGACGTCCTGCTGCTGCCCGGCTGGCAGAACAGCGACCCCGCGCATTGGCAAAGTCGCTGGGAGGCCCTCCATGGCGACCGTCGCGTCGAGCAGCACGACTGGATGCGCCCGCTGCGCGGCGACTGGTCGGCGCAACTCGAAGAAGCGGTGCTGGCTGCGAACGGTCCGGTGGTGCTGGTGGCGCACAGCCTGGGGTGCATCCTGGTGGCGGCTTGGGCCGCGCATTCGCGCAACACGCATCGCGTGCAGTTCGCGCTGCTCGTGGCGCCCGGCGACCTGGAGCGGGACGACCTGCGCCAGATGATTCCGGGCTGGGCGCCGATCGTGCGGACGCCGCTGCCTTTTCCGTCCTGCCTCGTGGCCGCCGATAACGACGTTTACTGCGCGGCAGACCGCTCGCGCCAGCTCGCTGCCGATTGGGGCGCACGCTTGGTCGACGCCGGTCCGCGCGGGCACCTGAACAGCGACTCCGGCCTGGGCGATTGGCCAGAAGGCCGCGCGCTCCTGCCCCCGATTTTGAAAGACTGA
- a CDS encoding LysE family transporter: MFGIADYGAFVAAIVLFLLIPGPGNLALITSTGKGGIRAGLSATFGLIAGDQVLMWAAVAGVAALLHAYPTAFSAVQWLGAGYLAWLGFRMLLAKPGAAPILNIRPRHFFRQAVMITLLNPKAIVFYMAFFPLFIDPVQHQGMLTFGVMALTIAVLTFVYGLTATLLTYFLAERLRANPKVSSALEKLAGVFLIGFGVKLALSR; this comes from the coding sequence ATGTTCGGCATCGCTGACTACGGCGCATTCGTCGCCGCCATCGTCTTGTTCCTCCTGATTCCCGGCCCGGGCAATCTGGCGCTGATCACGTCGACCGGCAAGGGCGGCATCCGTGCCGGACTGTCCGCAACCTTCGGGCTGATCGCCGGAGACCAGGTGCTGATGTGGGCCGCGGTGGCAGGGGTGGCGGCGCTGCTGCACGCCTACCCGACCGCTTTCTCGGCGGTCCAATGGCTGGGCGCCGGCTACCTCGCCTGGTTGGGCTTTCGCATGTTGCTGGCCAAGCCCGGCGCCGCGCCCATCCTGAATATCCGCCCGCGGCACTTCTTCCGTCAGGCCGTGATGATCACGCTGCTGAACCCGAAGGCGATCGTCTTCTACATGGCATTTTTTCCGCTCTTCATCGATCCGGTGCAGCACCAGGGCATGCTGACCTTCGGCGTCATGGCGCTGACCATCGCCGTGCTCACCTTTGTCTATGGCTTGACCGCGACGCTGCTCACCTACTTCCTGGCCGAGCGTCTGCGCGCCAACCCCAAGGTGTCGAGCGCGCTCGAAAAGCTCGCCGGCGTCTTCCTGATCGGGTTCGGCGTCAAGCTGGCCCTGTCGCGCTGA
- a CDS encoding ParB/RepB/Spo0J family partition protein yields MATKKPKGLGRGLDAIFYPEDGAGSDTLGDVGAAPNPTVLKLDQMVPGVYQPRTRMDEGALYELAESIKVQGIMQPILVRRLDAESAAAKQAEFEIIAGERRYRAAKLAGLESVPVLVRDVPNEAAAAMSLIENIQREDLNPLEEAQGLQRLVAEFGLTHEMAAQAVGRSRSAASNLLRLLNLAEPAQAMLMAGDIDMGHARALLSLDRGTQITAANQIAGKKMSVREAEALVKKLAAEFSLSPSPRRGNAGEKSRDLQRVEEELADLLTAEVEVRIKKRTKRNGKLEESGELAIHFGTLDALNGLIERIRRTA; encoded by the coding sequence ATGGCCACCAAAAAACCAAAGGGTCTCGGCCGCGGACTCGATGCCATCTTCTACCCGGAGGACGGTGCCGGGAGCGACACGCTGGGCGACGTCGGCGCCGCGCCCAATCCGACCGTGCTGAAGCTCGATCAGATGGTCCCCGGCGTCTACCAGCCGCGCACGCGGATGGACGAGGGCGCACTCTACGAGTTGGCCGAAAGCATCAAGGTGCAGGGCATCATGCAGCCGATCCTGGTGCGGCGGCTCGATGCGGAATCGGCGGCGGCCAAGCAGGCCGAGTTCGAGATCATCGCGGGCGAGCGACGCTATCGCGCAGCCAAACTGGCGGGCCTGGAAAGCGTGCCCGTGCTGGTGCGCGACGTGCCGAACGAAGCGGCGGCCGCGATGTCGCTGATCGAGAACATCCAGCGCGAAGACCTGAATCCGCTTGAAGAAGCGCAGGGTCTGCAACGACTGGTCGCAGAGTTTGGGCTCACTCACGAAATGGCTGCGCAGGCCGTGGGCCGCTCCCGCAGCGCCGCCAGCAACCTGTTGCGGTTGCTCAATTTGGCCGAGCCGGCGCAGGCGATGTTGATGGCCGGTGACATCGACATGGGGCACGCACGCGCGTTGTTGTCGCTCGATCGCGGCACGCAGATCACCGCCGCCAACCAGATCGCCGGCAAGAAGATGTCGGTGCGGGAGGCCGAGGCGTTGGTGAAAAAGCTCGCCGCGGAGTTCAGCCTGTCCCCATCGCCGCGCCGGGGCAACGCCGGCGAGAAGTCGCGCGACCTGCAGCGCGTTGAAGAGGAACTGGCCGACCTGTTGACCGCCGAGGTCGAAGTGCGCATCAAGAAGCGCACGAAACGCAACGGCAAGCTCGAAGAAAGCGGCGAACTGGCGATTCACTTCGGCACGCTGGACGCCTTGAACGGTCTCATCGAACGCATTCGCCGAACGGCCTAG